The following proteins come from a genomic window of Synechococcus sp. UW69:
- a CDS encoding ATP-dependent Clp protease ATP-binding subunit, with protein sequence MFERFTEKAIKVIMLAQEEARRLGHNFVGTEQILLGLIGEGTGVAAKVLKSMGVNLKDARVEVEKIIGRGSGFVAVEIPFTPRAKRVLELSLEEARQLGHNYIGTEHLLLGLIREGEGVAARVLENLGVDLAKVRTQVIRMLGETAEVSAGGGGGGKGSTKTPTLDEFGNNLTQLATEAKLDPVVGRHNEIDRVIQILGRRTKNNPVLIGEPGVGKTAIAEGLAQRIQQGDIPDILEDKRVLTLDIGLLVAGTKYRGEFEERLKKIMEEIKSAGNVILVIDEVHTLIGAGAAEGAIDAANILKPALARGELQCIGATTLDEYRKHIERDAALERRFQPVNVGEPSIDDTIEILRGLRERYEQHHRLKITDEALVAAATLGDRYISDRFLPDKAIDLIDEAGSRVRLLNSKLPPAAKEVDKELRSVQKDKEDAVRDQDFTKAGELREKEVELREQIRSLLQANKDEVKADTSSEPGETTAAESVASDSSPMVNEEDIAQIVASWTGVPVQKLTESESVKLLNMEETLHKRLIGQDEAVKAVSKAIRRARVGLKNPNRPIASFIFSGPTGVGKTELTKALATYFFGSEEAMIRLDMSEFMERHTVSKLIGSPPGYVGFNEGGQLTEAVRRRPYTVVLFDEIEKAHPDVFNLLLQLLEDGRLTDSKGRTVDFKNTLIIMTSNIGSKVIEKGGGGLGFEFSGESAEDSQYTRIRSLVNEELKQYFRPEFLNRLDEIIVFRQLNREEVKQIAEIMLKEVFGRMGEKGITLTVSDAFKERLVEEGYNPAYGARPLRRAVMRLLEDSLAEEVLSGRIKDGDHAEVDVDENKKVVVRHKGQVEAAPQLAGASL encoded by the coding sequence ATGTTCGAACGTTTCACCGAGAAGGCCATCAAAGTGATCATGCTGGCCCAAGAAGAGGCTCGCAGGCTTGGTCACAACTTTGTTGGAACCGAACAGATACTCCTCGGTCTCATTGGCGAAGGAACGGGTGTAGCTGCCAAGGTCCTCAAGTCCATGGGCGTCAACCTCAAGGATGCCCGGGTGGAAGTAGAGAAAATCATTGGGCGTGGGTCCGGTTTCGTTGCCGTTGAAATTCCGTTCACTCCCCGCGCCAAGCGTGTTCTGGAGCTCTCTCTTGAAGAGGCTCGTCAGCTTGGTCACAACTACATCGGTACGGAGCACCTGTTGCTCGGTCTCATCCGAGAGGGCGAAGGTGTAGCGGCCCGGGTTCTGGAGAACCTCGGTGTCGACCTGGCCAAGGTGCGAACCCAAGTGATTCGCATGCTGGGTGAAACGGCCGAAGTGTCTGCCGGTGGCGGCGGTGGTGGAAAGGGCTCCACCAAGACTCCCACCCTCGATGAGTTCGGTAACAACCTCACGCAGCTCGCGACAGAGGCGAAACTCGATCCAGTTGTGGGCCGTCACAACGAAATCGATCGCGTCATCCAAATCCTTGGGCGCCGTACCAAGAACAATCCAGTTCTGATCGGTGAGCCCGGCGTCGGTAAGACGGCCATCGCTGAAGGCCTGGCCCAGCGCATTCAGCAGGGAGATATTCCCGACATCCTCGAAGACAAGCGCGTCCTGACCCTTGATATCGGCTTGTTGGTTGCTGGTACCAAGTACCGGGGTGAGTTTGAGGAGCGTCTCAAAAAGATCATGGAGGAGATCAAGTCGGCCGGAAACGTCATCCTCGTGATCGACGAAGTTCACACCTTGATCGGTGCAGGTGCTGCTGAAGGTGCCATCGACGCTGCCAACATTCTCAAGCCGGCGCTTGCTCGTGGTGAGTTGCAGTGCATTGGCGCCACCACCCTCGACGAGTACCGCAAGCACATCGAACGGGATGCTGCTTTGGAACGGCGTTTTCAGCCGGTCAATGTCGGTGAGCCGTCCATCGATGACACCATCGAAATCCTTCGCGGTCTTCGAGAGCGTTATGAGCAGCATCACCGCCTCAAAATCACCGATGAAGCGCTTGTCGCGGCGGCAACCCTTGGTGATCGGTACATCTCTGATCGCTTCCTGCCCGACAAGGCCATCGACCTGATCGATGAAGCTGGCTCCAGGGTCCGCCTGCTCAATTCGAAGTTGCCTCCTGCTGCGAAGGAGGTTGATAAGGAGCTGCGTTCCGTCCAGAAGGACAAAGAGGATGCTGTCCGCGATCAGGACTTCACCAAGGCGGGTGAGTTGCGTGAGAAGGAAGTAGAGCTGCGGGAGCAGATTCGTTCCCTGCTGCAAGCCAACAAGGACGAGGTCAAAGCCGACACTTCTTCAGAGCCCGGTGAAACGACGGCTGCCGAGTCGGTTGCTTCAGACAGTTCCCCCATGGTGAATGAGGAGGACATCGCTCAGATCGTTGCCTCCTGGACCGGTGTCCCGGTGCAGAAGCTGACTGAGAGCGAGTCGGTCAAGCTGCTCAACATGGAGGAAACCCTCCACAAACGCCTCATCGGTCAGGACGAAGCGGTGAAAGCCGTGTCCAAGGCCATCCGCCGGGCCCGGGTTGGTTTGAAGAACCCCAATCGACCGATTGCAAGTTTCATCTTCTCCGGCCCCACGGGTGTTGGTAAAACCGAGCTCACCAAAGCTCTGGCGACCTATTTCTTCGGCAGCGAAGAGGCCATGATCCGCCTCGACATGTCGGAATTCATGGAGCGCCACACGGTCAGCAAGCTGATCGGCTCGCCTCCTGGCTACGTGGGCTTCAACGAAGGCGGACAGCTCACTGAGGCGGTGCGTCGGCGCCCTTACACCGTGGTGCTCTTCGATGAAATCGAAAAAGCGCACCCCGATGTGTTCAACCTGCTGCTGCAACTCCTGGAAGATGGTCGTCTCACCGACTCCAAGGGCCGCACAGTTGACTTCAAGAACACCCTGATCATCATGACGTCGAACATCGGTTCGAAGGTCATCGAGAAGGGGGGTGGCGGCCTTGGCTTCGAGTTCTCCGGTGAAAGCGCTGAAGATTCTCAATACACCAGGATTCGCTCCTTGGTGAATGAGGAGCTCAAGCAGTACTTCCGTCCTGAATTTCTCAACCGTCTCGACGAGATCATTGTCTTCCGTCAGCTCAACCGCGAGGAGGTCAAGCAGATCGCCGAGATCATGCTCAAGGAAGTCTTTGGTCGCATGGGCGAGAAGGGCATCACCCTCACCGTGTCCGATGCGTTCAAGGAACGTCTTGTTGAGGAGGGATACAACCCTGCCTATGGCGCACGTCCCCTGCGTCGTGCCGTCATGCGTCTTCTCGAAGACTCCCTCGCAGAAGAAGTGCTGTCAGGTCGGATCAAGGACGGCGACCATGCCGAGGTTGATGTCGACGAGAACAAGAAGGTGGTTGTGCGTCACAAAGGTCAGGTGGAAGCGGCACCGCAACTGGCAGGTGCAAGCCTCTGA
- a CDS encoding GNAT family N-acetyltransferase, with translation MSASKGNLGIDPAVGGSTLQILRLDPSWQHACLVLDQTALDGLWTADQWRRELDDTRRLCIGLVDSETLIGVACGWLVADELHITAVAVDPASRRSGYGGLLLQALLQRARRVGAVHATLEVASDNVAALALYARNGFRTAGTRSGYYSDGRDALIQWCRIPPPTSPTSD, from the coding sequence GTGTCGGCGTCGAAGGGCAATCTAGGAATCGACCCTGCGGTGGGTGGATCGACCCTGCAGATCCTGCGTCTTGATCCCTCATGGCAGCACGCCTGTCTGGTTCTGGATCAGACTGCTCTCGATGGTCTTTGGACGGCTGACCAATGGCGGCGTGAGCTGGACGACACCAGGCGCCTCTGCATCGGTCTTGTTGACTCCGAAACATTGATAGGAGTTGCCTGCGGCTGGTTGGTGGCCGATGAACTCCACATCACGGCAGTTGCTGTGGATCCGGCCAGTCGCCGCAGCGGCTATGGAGGTCTTCTTTTACAAGCACTGTTGCAACGGGCACGTCGGGTTGGTGCGGTGCACGCCACGCTCGAGGTGGCCAGCGACAACGTTGCCGCTCTGGCGCTTTACGCCCGGAACGGTTTCCGCACCGCAGGCACCCGTTCCGGGTACTACTCCGATGGTCGCGATGCCCTCATTCAGTGGTGTCGCATCCCACCACCGACATCTCCAACGTCGGATTGA
- the lysA gene encoding diaminopimelate decarboxylase, whose translation MTQTITSQRPFEANRDAESPNRNLAPLTTELDATDRLVVGGCRLSDLAARYGTPLYVLDEATVRVTCRAYREALAKHYAGSSLPIYASKANSSLVMSSIAASEGLGLDAVSAGELLTALRGGMPGERMVLHGNNKSDEELLLAYANKVTIVVDNQHDLDRLAELVPAGSEPARLMLRFTPGIECHTHEYIRTGHLDSKFGFDPDQVEPVLRKLVGQPWAQLTGLHAHIGSQIFELEPHRDLAAVMADKLKLARDLGHPVNDLNVGGGLGIRYVESDDPPSIEQWIKVVAEAVTAACRERGLELPRLMCEPGRSLVATAGVTLYTVGSRKTIPNVRTYVAIDGGMSDNPRPITYQSLYTCYLADRPLAQADESVNLVGKHCESGDVLLKDLPLPSTESGDIVAVFATGAYNASMSSNYNRIPRPAAVLVHDGSAELVQKREQPDDLLRYDVLPERFNALR comes from the coding sequence GTGACCCAAACCATCACTAGTCAACGGCCCTTCGAGGCGAACCGGGATGCGGAGAGCCCCAATCGCAACCTGGCACCGCTTACAACCGAGCTCGACGCCACAGACCGACTGGTCGTCGGAGGTTGTCGTCTCAGTGATCTGGCGGCGCGCTACGGCACACCTTTATATGTGCTGGATGAGGCGACCGTTCGCGTCACCTGCCGGGCCTATCGCGAGGCTCTGGCCAAGCACTACGCAGGTTCATCTCTGCCGATCTACGCCTCAAAAGCCAATAGCTCCCTGGTGATGAGCAGCATTGCGGCCTCTGAGGGCTTGGGCCTGGATGCCGTTTCCGCCGGTGAACTGCTGACGGCGCTGCGCGGAGGGATGCCAGGGGAGCGCATGGTGCTCCACGGAAACAACAAATCCGACGAGGAGCTGCTGCTCGCCTACGCCAACAAGGTCACGATCGTTGTGGACAACCAACACGATCTGGATCGCCTGGCCGAACTGGTGCCCGCTGGATCAGAACCAGCGCGCCTGATGCTGCGCTTCACCCCAGGCATTGAGTGCCATACGCACGAATACATCCGCACGGGTCACCTAGACAGCAAGTTCGGCTTCGATCCCGATCAGGTGGAGCCCGTGCTGCGCAAACTTGTGGGACAACCCTGGGCCCAACTCACCGGCCTGCACGCCCACATCGGATCTCAAATCTTTGAACTCGAACCCCACCGTGATCTAGCCGCGGTGATGGCCGACAAACTGAAGCTCGCCCGCGACCTGGGCCATCCCGTCAACGACCTCAACGTTGGAGGCGGACTTGGGATCCGCTATGTGGAATCCGATGATCCGCCGAGCATTGAGCAATGGATCAAGGTGGTGGCCGAAGCCGTCACAGCGGCATGCCGTGAGCGTGGCCTCGAGCTGCCACGGTTGATGTGCGAGCCGGGCCGTTCGCTGGTGGCGACCGCCGGTGTGACCTTGTACACCGTGGGCTCCCGCAAAACGATCCCCAACGTCCGCACCTACGTGGCCATCGACGGTGGAATGAGCGACAACCCCCGCCCGATCACCTACCAATCGCTTTACACCTGTTACCTGGCTGACCGCCCTCTGGCCCAGGCTGACGAAAGCGTGAATCTGGTGGGCAAGCACTGTGAATCCGGCGATGTGCTGCTGAAGGACCTTCCCCTGCCCAGCACCGAGAGCGGAGACATCGTTGCCGTGTTCGCGACCGGTGCCTACAACGCCTCGATGAGCTCGAACTACAACCGGATCCCGAGGCCTGCAGCCGTCTTGGTGCACGACGGATCCGCGGAGCTGGTGCAAAAGCGAGAGCAGCCGGATGACCTGCTGCGCTACGACGTTTTGCCAGAACGATTCAACGCGTTACGTTGA
- the cdaA gene encoding diadenylate cyclase CdaA: MNVLAVVDPRLVLDVLFASSIGFLLFSRVNEQRTLWLLRGWLFLVAMAWFVQRFANLPLTTKLVDGLVMACSLSLAILWQGELRRLMELLGTGRLAVLLGNPQKEFRASAGTVSQITDAAGRLSQLRRGALIVVDLGSDLRPEDFLNPGVAIGAVLSRELMLNLFAADTPLHDGAVLVRGNRIESAGVILPLSRHSVSRFGTRHLAALGITERFDRCICIVVSEETGTLSLANQGKLERPITSSRLKELLQELFSTAESMPPARRTVGSSQSESLS, encoded by the coding sequence GTGAACGTGTTGGCGGTGGTGGATCCGCGCCTGGTGCTCGACGTTCTCTTTGCATCTTCCATCGGCTTTCTTCTGTTCTCGCGCGTCAACGAGCAGCGCACCCTCTGGTTGCTGCGGGGCTGGTTGTTCCTGGTGGCCATGGCCTGGTTTGTCCAGCGATTCGCCAACCTGCCTCTCACCACAAAACTGGTGGACGGGTTGGTGATGGCCTGCTCGCTATCGCTGGCCATTCTTTGGCAGGGGGAGCTGCGGCGCTTGATGGAGCTGCTGGGAACTGGTCGACTGGCGGTGTTGCTGGGGAATCCCCAGAAGGAGTTCCGGGCATCCGCCGGCACCGTGAGCCAGATCACCGATGCCGCTGGCCGGCTGTCTCAGCTGCGCCGTGGGGCCTTGATCGTTGTTGACCTGGGGAGCGACCTCAGGCCCGAGGATTTTCTCAATCCCGGTGTTGCTATCGGCGCAGTGCTGAGTCGCGAGTTGATGCTGAATCTGTTTGCTGCCGACACACCACTGCACGATGGTGCCGTTCTGGTGCGTGGGAACCGGATCGAATCGGCCGGGGTCATTCTTCCGCTCTCCCGGCACAGCGTGAGTCGTTTCGGCACTCGGCATCTGGCGGCGCTTGGCATTACCGAACGCTTTGATCGCTGCATCTGCATCGTGGTATCCGAGGAAACAGGGACGCTGTCCCTGGCCAACCAGGGCAAGCTGGAACGCCCGATCACGAGCTCTCGCCTTAAGGAACTGCTGCAGGAGCTGTTCAGCACCGCCGAATCGATGCCGCCGGCACGACGTACGGTGGGAAGCTCTCAGTCTGAATCGCTGTCTTGA
- a CDS encoding isoprenyl transferase encodes MSRPPATSTDTADRSLLPADLDPGRLPQHVALIMDGNGRWAKSRGLPRVMGHRAGVEALKTSLRLCSDWGIPALTAYAFSTENWSRPGEEVNFLMTLFERVLQAELQALEAEQVRIRFLGDLEALPQKLQQLIADATTRTASNNGIHFNVCTNYGGRRELVQAAQRLARRAAAGELDPDSIDENSIAAELFTAGEQDPDLLIRTSGEHRISNFLLWQLAYAEIHVTDVLWPDFNADALKEALLDFQRRNRRFGGLDPISP; translated from the coding sequence TTGAGCCGCCCTCCGGCCACCAGCACTGACACGGCCGATCGTTCGCTTCTCCCTGCGGACCTCGACCCAGGCCGGCTCCCGCAGCACGTGGCCTTGATCATGGATGGCAACGGACGTTGGGCGAAATCGCGCGGGTTACCTCGGGTGATGGGGCACCGTGCCGGCGTGGAGGCATTGAAAACCAGCCTGCGGCTCTGCAGCGACTGGGGCATCCCAGCCTTGACGGCCTACGCCTTCTCCACGGAGAACTGGTCGCGTCCAGGGGAGGAGGTGAATTTCCTGATGACCCTGTTCGAACGGGTGTTGCAGGCCGAACTTCAGGCACTGGAAGCCGAACAGGTGCGGATTCGCTTTCTCGGAGATCTGGAAGCCTTGCCCCAGAAACTGCAGCAGTTGATCGCTGACGCCACGACCCGTACAGCCTCCAACAACGGCATTCATTTCAACGTGTGCACGAATTACGGCGGGCGACGGGAACTGGTGCAGGCAGCCCAGCGCCTCGCCCGACGCGCTGCAGCGGGGGAGCTCGATCCGGACAGCATCGATGAGAACAGCATCGCCGCTGAATTGTTCACCGCTGGCGAGCAGGATCCCGATCTGTTGATCCGCACCAGCGGGGAACACCGCATCAGCAATTTTCTGCTCTGGCAGCTGGCCTATGCCGAAATCCACGTCACCGACGTGCTCTGGCCCGACTTCAATGCCGATGCGTTGAAAGAGGCCCTACTCGATTTCCAACGCCGTAACCGCCGCTTCGGCGGACTCGATCCGATCAGCCCATGA
- the bioB gene encoding biotin synthase BioB, which translates to MTLSIRHNWTTAEIQTLLELPLMELLWQAQTIHREANPGYRVQLASLLSVKTGGCEEDCAYCSQSIHNSSDVAAFEAQMQVEPVLQRARAAKEAGADRFCMGWAWREIRDGAPFEAMLEMVRGVRGMGMEACVTAGMLTDQQAERLAAAGLTAYNHNLDTSPEHYDQIISTRTYQERLETLQRVRNAGVTLCCGGIIGMGETLRDRASMLQVLASMNPHPESVPVNGLVAVEGTPLEEQAPFEPLELVRMVATARILMPHARVRLSAGRESMSREAQILCLQAGADSIFYGDVLLTTGNPDVEADRQLLADAGVTANWQEEAAPANCAPR; encoded by the coding sequence ATGACGCTCAGCATCCGCCACAACTGGACCACCGCGGAGATCCAGACCCTGCTGGAACTCCCCTTGATGGAGCTGCTTTGGCAGGCGCAAACCATTCATCGTGAGGCCAACCCTGGCTATCGGGTGCAGCTGGCCTCGCTGCTGAGTGTGAAAACAGGGGGCTGCGAAGAGGATTGCGCTTACTGCTCTCAGTCGATCCATAACAGCAGTGATGTGGCGGCCTTTGAGGCCCAAATGCAGGTGGAACCGGTGCTGCAGCGCGCCCGAGCTGCCAAGGAGGCCGGTGCCGATCGCTTCTGCATGGGCTGGGCCTGGCGGGAAATCCGCGACGGTGCCCCCTTCGAAGCCATGCTTGAGATGGTGCGCGGAGTGCGCGGCATGGGGATGGAGGCCTGCGTGACCGCGGGGATGCTTACCGATCAACAAGCGGAACGATTAGCCGCAGCCGGGCTCACGGCCTACAACCACAACCTCGACACCAGCCCCGAGCACTACGACCAAATCATCTCCACACGCACTTATCAAGAGCGGCTGGAAACACTCCAACGCGTCCGCAACGCCGGTGTCACCCTCTGCTGTGGCGGCATCATCGGCATGGGAGAAACCCTGCGGGACCGAGCCTCGATGCTGCAGGTGCTCGCCAGCATGAACCCTCATCCCGAAAGCGTGCCGGTGAACGGATTGGTGGCCGTTGAAGGCACCCCTTTGGAAGAGCAAGCCCCCTTTGAGCCCTTGGAGCTGGTGCGGATGGTGGCGACCGCCAGAATCCTGATGCCACACGCCCGGGTGCGGTTGAGCGCGGGCCGTGAATCGATGAGCCGGGAAGCCCAGATTCTCTGCCTCCAGGCAGGTGCCGATTCAATCTTCTACGGCGATGTTCTGCTCACCACTGGAAACCCCGATGTGGAGGCCGATCGCCAGCTGCTCGCCGATGCCGGGGTAACCGCCAACTGGCAGGAGGAGGCTGCTCCTGCCAACTGTGCTCCCCGCTAA
- a CDS encoding cupin domain-containing protein — MQFKRFGLTAGILLLASSVQAAPQPEIQELFRASRTPGERIVAYPQGTPELRVVRVSLPVGATIPLHTHPSPVVVVVTKGAMTNVRLVDGKEVVSVVRPGNGFLDGHPDEPHFVTNKGPEPAEAMVTFASVEGLPNMIPMK; from the coding sequence ATGCAGTTCAAACGTTTTGGCTTGACAGCCGGCATCTTGCTTCTGGCCAGCAGCGTGCAGGCTGCACCTCAGCCAGAGATTCAGGAGTTGTTCAGGGCGAGTCGAACACCAGGCGAACGGATCGTGGCCTATCCGCAGGGCACGCCGGAGCTGAGGGTGGTTCGGGTCAGCCTCCCCGTTGGAGCAACGATTCCACTCCACACCCATCCCTCACCCGTGGTCGTTGTGGTGACGAAGGGCGCGATGACCAACGTGCGCCTTGTCGACGGCAAAGAGGTTGTGAGCGTGGTCCGGCCCGGCAATGGCTTCCTGGATGGCCACCCGGATGAACCTCACTTCGTGACCAACAAGGGCCCAGAACCAGCAGAAGCAATGGTGACCTTTGCCAGCGTTGAAGGTCTCCCCAACATGATCCCCATGAAGTGA